CGAAGATCCTGCTCTACGTCGGCTTCCCGACGCTGCTCGGCGGCGCGTTCGTCGTCCTGGCCTACGACAACCTGCTCGCGCTCGGCCTCCACCCGTGGGTCTACGCGGCGGTCGTCGCGCTCACGATCACGGCGCTGTTCAGCCCGTTCGCCGTCCTGCTCTTTTACGTACTCAGGATCGCGACGATCGCCAGACGGACCGCCGCGGACTTCGGGCCGTTCGTCCTCCAGAAGGAACTCCCGTCGGAGGACAGAGAGACGACGGAGTGATACGGACTGCCGTACTCCGTACCGCTCAGCTCGGTACCCGCCTCTCGGTCCGAGCGGTACACAGGGACAGCAGTCCGTTTGAGTCGTTCTCACCCGCGGGCTGGCCCGCCAGCGCTCTGCACCCGCCAGCTCCCCTGCACCCCACAGGCCTCACGCACTTCGTACTCGACTTCGGTGTCCATATCGACCGTCCGACCACCCTCGACCCGCTCGATTCTCAGCGGTACGTCGAGCGTGTTGCCACAGCAGCCGACGCCGACGAACTCCTCGCGAACCTCGCCCTCGCGCACGTCGCCCAGGGTCTTTCGCAGGTAGGCGCGGAACGACGGCTTCTCCACCTGAAATCGCCCCCACGTACTCAGGTCCTCCGGGTACGAGACGGTCACGCGGGTCGCTTCGGTCATGGACGTGCTACGTCGTGACGGGGTAAAAGCACGGCCCCGCGAGAGCGGACCGTGGAACTTTCGTTCACAGGTCCCCTCCCGTTGGATAAGAAAGTTTATTCGCGGCGGCTTCGGAGCCGGGGGCATGTCGGACTCGCCAGTACCGGTCGTCGACTACACCCGGTACTCGAACCGCCAGCTGGTCGCGGTTCCGCTGGCGCTCTTTCTCGTCGCGCTCCTCGTCATCACGGGGACGTGGGCGACGACCGGCGCACCCGCGTACCTCGGCATCGACTTCACCGGCGGCACCGAGATCCAGATCGAAACCGACGCGTCACAGGACGAGATCAGGGCGGCCTTCGACGCCGAGGTCGAGTCGATCACGCCGATCCCCGCCGAGGACGACCAGTACCTCGTCGAGTTCCAGTCCACGGACGTCTCCGAGATCGAGTCGGACGCCGAGGCCGCCGGCTTCGGCGTCATCTCGATCGCCGGCACCTCCGCGACGTTCGGCGCGGACACCCAGGTCCAGGCGCTGATCGGCCTCCTGCTCGCCTTCCTGGGGATGAGCGTCATCGTCGCCGCCCTCTTTCGCACGCTGATCCCGAGCGTCGCCGTCATCGCGTCGGCGGCGAGCGACCTGGTGATCCCGCTCGCGCTGATGAACCTCTTCGAGATCCAGCTCACGCTCGGGACCGTCGCCGCCCTCCTCATGCTGATCGGCTACAGCGTCGACTCCGACCTGCTTCTCAACACGCACGTCCTGCGACGGCGCGGCGACTTCTACGAGTCGGTCAGGAGAGCGATGCGGACCGGCGTGACGATGACGACGACGGCGATCATCGCCATGCTCGTCATGACCCTCGTCGCGACCTACTTCGGGATCCCCCTCTTACCCGAGATCGGGCTCGTGCTCGTCTTCGGCCTGCTCGCGGACCTGATGAACACCTACCTGCTGAACGTGAGCCTGCTCCGCTGGTACAAGTTCGAGGGGGTAAACCGATGAGCGACGACGAGCACGGAGTGCTCAGAAAACACTGGCGCATCTCGCTGCTCGTCGTACTCGTCCTCCTGAGCGCCGCGTTCCTCTTCCTCCCGACGTTCGCACCCGACGACGGCGACGAGGGCGAGGAGGGTGCCCAGCAGCAGATCGAGACGACCGGGCTGACGAACCTCCAGTTCGGCCTCGACCTCGCGGGCGGCTCCAGGGTGAGGGCACCACTCGCCGGCCTCACCGCCGAGGGACTGACGATCGACCCGGGAGAGACGGGCGAGGTCGAGGAGGCGATAGCAACGGAGCTCGACCTCTCGACGCGCGACGTGCGTGCGTACCACGGCGACGGGGGTGAGGGTCAGGGAACGATCGAGCTCCGGACGGACGAGGTGAGCACCGAGGAGTTCGAGGCCGCGCTCTCCACCACCGGCTTCGAGGGCGGCGAGATCAGGTACGGAGTGACGGAGGAGACCACCGACGAGGCGGTCGAGGTGATGCAGGACAAGATCAGCGAGTCACCCTTCGCCCGCGGGGACGCCTCGAAGGCGACCGCGGCCGACGGCCAGCACTTCGTCGTCGTCGAGATCCCCGGGGTCACGCTCGAGGAGGTGATCGACCTGATCGGGGACCAGGGCGTCGTCGAACTCCACATCACGTATCCCGACGGCGAGGGCGGCTACGAGGAGCGCCTGCTGCTCGAAGACGACGACATCGCGGACGTCGGCTTCGCGACCGAGGAGGGTCAGCAGGGCCCTCGCGTCCCGGTGACGCTCACCAACGACGGCGCGGTAACGTTCGCGAACGCGATGCGAGACGAGGGCTTCACGACGGAGGGGATCCAGCAGGGCTGTGCCTACCAGGAGGACGCCGACGAGCCGGGCTACTGCCTGCTCACGGTCGTCGACGGCGAGGTGGTCGACGCCCACAGCCTCGGTCCCGACCTCGCCCAGGGGGTCGAGTCGAGCGAGTTCGAGAGCGACCCCCAGTTCGTCATGCTCGCGCCGTCGATGGACGACGCCAGAAACCTCCAGATCAACCTCCGGGCGGGCGCGCTACCCGCGCCGCTCGACCTCGACGCCGGCACGCAGAGCTTCCTCGGACCGAGTCAGGCCGAGGAGTTCAAGTTCCTCTCGCTCGCGACCGGCTTCGTCGCCGTCCTCGCCGTCTCCGGCGTCGTCGCCGCTCGGTACCGTGATCCCAGGGTGGGAGGACCGATGATCGTCACCGCCGCCTCCGAGGTCTTTCTCTTACTGGGCTTCGCCGCCCTCGTCGGCTACCCGCTCGACCTCGCCGCCATCGCCGGCTTCATCGCCGTCGTCGGGACGGGAGTGGACGACCTGATCATCATCGCCGACGAGATCCTCCAGGAGGGCGACGTGAGTACGGGAAGAGTGTTCGAGAGCCGGTTCCGGAAGGCGTTCTGGGTGATCGGCGCGGCTGCCGCGACGACGATCGTCGCGATGTCTCCCCTCGCAGTGTTGAGCCTCGGCGACCTCACCGGCTTCGCGCTGTTCACCATCGTCGGCGTGCTGATCGGCGTTCTCGTGACCAGACCCGCCTACGGCGACATCCTCCGCGTCCTGCTCACCGGGCGATGAGTCGGGCGATCGTCTTCGACCTCGACGGCACGCTGCTCTCGTTCGACCGGCCCTACGGAACGGTCCTCTCCGAGACGTTCGAGCGATCCGTCGGTGAGAGTCGCCAGGAGTGGGTCGACACCTACTCCGAGAGCTTCTTCGAGCGGTTCCGGGCGCTCGACCCCGAGCCGGTGCGGCGTGCGTTCGCGGCGGTCGGAGTCGGCGATCCAGGGGAGCTGAGAGGGACGCTGCTCGAACGCGAGATCGCCGCGAGCGAACCGCCGAGCGGAGCGCACGATGACCTCGAACGGCTGGCCGCGGAGTACCGGCTGGGCGTACTCACGAACGGCCTCCCGGACTGGCAGCTCGCGAAGCTCCGGGCACACGACGTGGAGGGGCGGTTCGATGCGGTCGTCACCTCCTACGAGGTCGGCGCACACAAGCCCGATCCGGCGCCGTTTCGCGAGGTAGAGCGCCGGATCGAGGGAGAGGGATACGCGATGGTCGGGGATTCCGACGGGGATATCGAGGGAGCTCGCGGCGTGGGCTGGAGCGCCCTCCGGTACGACGGCGGCGGGTTCGGAGGGGTACCCGGGAAACTCGGGTACGGGTAGGCGTAATTCGAGGGGTTCAGAGCCCACACGAGGTCGGCGTCGAGACGCCCGCGACCCCGAGCAGGTTGTCGAAGATCTGGAACACCATCGCTCTGAACGCGGCGGCCCCGCCGAAGACGTCGAACACGCCGAGGGTGATCTGCCAGGCGAGCCCACAGACCATCCCCGCGAGCGCCTGCTGGAGCGCGAGGTCGAGGTGACGGGCGTCCATCGTCATCAGGACGAGGGTGACGCCCGCGTAGACCCGAGCGAGCTGCTGGCCGTAGAGCGCGACGATCCCGAGCGAGGCTGCCCCGAGCCCGGAGATCGCCCCACCACCCCCTGCGGCCATCAGCAGGAGGTTGTACCCGCTCATCACCTGACTCAGCCGGTCGAGGCGCTCTTCGATCTCCCGGTAGCGCCGTCCCCCGCCGGTCCCGTCGTCGATGACGCCCGTGAGCGTTCCGGTCGACGGATCGACGTTCCAGAACGCGAACGCGGAGCCGTCGGCCGGGACCAGCTGGTGGTCCCGCCGGGTGAACCCGGCACGAGCGACGAGATCGGCGTAACTCGCCCGGTGATCGTGGTCGGCGTCGAACTCCGAGAGCGGGACGAGGTCGGCCCCGTCGAGCAGCGACGCCGTCGAGACCTCGTAGGCGGCGGCCTCGACGGCCGCGATCCGCGCCGTCCGCGAGAGCGTCGTGAAAAAGCGCTCCTCGGGCTCCTCGGCCGTCGTCGTCGCCGTCGTGAGCGGGAGTACGTCGACCGACTGTTCCAGCCGATCGGTCCCGAGCAGTGGTTTCTGCTGGACGAGCGCGACCCGCGCGTGTTCGAAGAACGTCACGCCCCGCTCGTTCGCGACCTCCGGCAGTCGCGACTGGACGAGCAGCAGTTCGTACGGGATCGTCACCCCACCCCGTTCGATCGCGGCGTCCATCGTCTCGCGGTCGCCCGAGACCGCCGCGGCGTCCACGTGCGCGAACGTCCCGTTCGCCCCGAGGACGTCGTCGAGGGCGACGGAGTAGGACACGCCGTCGCCCTCGAACGAGAGCGTCACCCCGCCGAGCAGCGCACCGTGGACGTCGAGCGCGTGCGCCTGCGCCTCGCCGACCTCTCCCGCGAGGTCGGTGTCGGGGTCGTCCCGGTAGGGGTTCCACCCCCCGTCGAGGGCCGGGTCCCAGCCGCCGAGGGTGCGCGTCACCTCCCGTCCGCCCGACTCGACGGTGAGGTAGAGGCCGACGAGCGTCCGCGGGATCGGGTTTCGGGACCGGGGTTCGTACGTCGCCGACGCCTCCTCGCCCCCCAGAGAGACCTCGACGGTTCGCTCGCCGACCTCGCTATCTGGAACGTGGTAGTCGAAGCGGTAGGTCGGGAGGTCGAGGCCGTCGAGCGCCTCGATCACGGCGTCGTGGACCGTCCCGGTCTCGCCCATCGGCACCGCGACGCCGCCGGTGAGCTCCGCCTGGGCGAGCACCGTCTCGCTCTCGACCGGCGAGGACTCGTCGTACGCGCTGAGCAGCACCGTCGGCGGCGCCTCCGCGAGGATCTCGTCCATCGTCTCGACGTACTCGTCGGTCTCCTCGCCGTCGTGGGCGTAGACGATCAGGTCGGGACCGTCGGCGACCGCGTCGGTGAGGTGCGTCCACATGTCCGAATCCGCCTCCCGGTACTCGAGGTCGATCGCGGACTCGTGGCCCGTGATGACCGAGCGAAGGTCGTCGTACCACTCGTCGTCGGTCGCGGCGTCGACGCCCCGGCCCATGCTACCCGACTCGTCGCGGACGTACATCACGTGCGCTCGCGCGCTCGTCTCGGTCATCGTCGGCACCACCGCTCGCTCCTCGTCGCTCACTGAGAAAGCGGAGGCGGGTATCCTCTCGACGTGCTCGCCCTCGCCGTCGGTGGCGGTCACCTCCAGTCGGATCGTCGGGTAGTCGACGGGGTCGGCCACGACCGAGAGCGACTCCACCCGCTCGGGGTCGGCGTCGCCCTCAGGGTAGACGAACGGCTCCCCGTTCCGGGAGACGATCCCGTCGTCGGTGGCCGAGAGTCGGTCGCCGTGGAGCGTGAACGGGTCGCCGAACACGGAGGCCTCGGCCGCCTCCTCCGGCGTGAGATCCAGTCCCTGCAGCGCGAGCGCGGGGGTGAACATGTCCACGTCGCCGATCGTCGCCTCCGGCTGCTCGTACGGCGCGACGACCGACGGCGTCCCGACGAGCAGCTGGCGACCGAGTAGCTCCGTCACCGGCCACTCCCCGGAGACGAGTTCGATCGGCTCGTCGCGCTCCCGGGGCGTCACCGCGGAGAGGCTCACCCGCACCGTCTCCGGCTCCTCGCGCTCGCGTATCCCCGAGACATCGCCGCCGGCCTCGCCGAACGGGACGTCGGCGAAGAGGTTCGCGTACCGGGACTCGCCGCCGACGGGCACCTCGACGACCGGCGTGCCGACGTTCCGTCCGCCCCACTCCCAGGAGAACGGGTCCGGACCGTCGAGTTCGTAGAGGGCCGCGCGAACGGTCTCCGCGATCGCGGCGCTCTCCTCGCCGTCGTCGTCCACGACGGTGAACTCGCCCTCCTCTGAGCCGTCGGCGCCGAGACGCTCCAGCCAGTCCGAAAGCGTCTCCTCGTCGATCTCGGGGTCGAACGTCCGATCCACGGTTCGAGTGTAGTGGTCTCTCACCTCGTCCTCGGAGAACTCGGCGTCGACGGCCACCACGGTCGCCTCGTAGCCCGCTCGCCGGTAGAGGTCGGCGAGCAGGTCGGCCTTGTCGCGTGGCGTGCCCATCCCACACCGGAGCGTCCCTCGTACCCCCCACCGGGTCCCGGTCTCGGTGTCCCTCGTGCTATCGGCGCTCGTCGGGACGGTCACGACCTCGTCGCGCACGAACTCGAAGATCGCTTCGAGGTCGCCGTCGGCCACCAGCGTGCTGGCGCGTCCGGGCAGGTGATCCGGGCTGGTCCGCAGCCGCTCTCGCAGCTCCTCCCAGACCGAGAAGGGGACGTGGTCCTCGGGGAGCTCCCCCTCGGCCGCCGCGACCGGATCGCTCCGGTCGAACAGCTCGTCGCTGCGGAAGTAGTAGGCGGTCGCGCCCGCACCCACGCCCGCGCCGACGCCGAAGGCTGCCCCCGCGAGCAACGCCCGGCGGCTCACCGGGAGCCCTCGCTCGTCGTCGTCCTCCTCCGTCGGCACGTCCGGCTCGCTCTCGGCTGCCTCCGGATCCCCCGAACCGGTCGTTCGGCTCACGTCGTCCCTTCCGCTGGAACGTCGCTCTCCGTAGGGGCGTCGTCGCGACTGCCGGGAACCTCGCTGTCGG
This region of Halalkalicoccus sp. CGA53 genomic DNA includes:
- the secF gene encoding protein translocase subunit SecF → MSDSPVPVVDYTRYSNRQLVAVPLALFLVALLVITGTWATTGAPAYLGIDFTGGTEIQIETDASQDEIRAAFDAEVESITPIPAEDDQYLVEFQSTDVSEIESDAEAAGFGVISIAGTSATFGADTQVQALIGLLLAFLGMSVIVAALFRTLIPSVAVIASAASDLVIPLALMNLFEIQLTLGTVAALLMLIGYSVDSDLLLNTHVLRRRGDFYESVRRAMRTGVTMTTTAIIAMLVMTLVATYFGIPLLPEIGLVLVFGLLADLMNTYLLNVSLLRWYKFEGVNR
- a CDS encoding preprotein translocase subunit SecD; protein product: MSDDEHGVLRKHWRISLLVVLVLLSAAFLFLPTFAPDDGDEGEEGAQQQIETTGLTNLQFGLDLAGGSRVRAPLAGLTAEGLTIDPGETGEVEEAIATELDLSTRDVRAYHGDGGEGQGTIELRTDEVSTEEFEAALSTTGFEGGEIRYGVTEETTDEAVEVMQDKISESPFARGDASKATAADGQHFVVVEIPGVTLEEVIDLIGDQGVVELHITYPDGEGGYEERLLLEDDDIADVGFATEEGQQGPRVPVTLTNDGAVTFANAMRDEGFTTEGIQQGCAYQEDADEPGYCLLTVVDGEVVDAHSLGPDLAQGVESSEFESDPQFVMLAPSMDDARNLQINLRAGALPAPLDLDAGTQSFLGPSQAEEFKFLSLATGFVAVLAVSGVVAARYRDPRVGGPMIVTAASEVFLLLGFAALVGYPLDLAAIAGFIAVVGTGVDDLIIIADEILQEGDVSTGRVFESRFRKAFWVIGAAAATTIVAMSPLAVLSLGDLTGFALFTIVGVLIGVLVTRPAYGDILRVLLTGR
- a CDS encoding HAD family hydrolase — protein: MSRAIVFDLDGTLLSFDRPYGTVLSETFERSVGESRQEWVDTYSESFFERFRALDPEPVRRAFAAVGVGDPGELRGTLLEREIAASEPPSGAHDDLERLAAEYRLGVLTNGLPDWQLAKLRAHDVEGRFDAVVTSYEVGAHKPDPAPFREVERRIEGEGYAMVGDSDGDIEGARGVGWSALRYDGGGFGGVPGKLGYG